The following proteins come from a genomic window of Megalops cyprinoides isolate fMegCyp1 chromosome 6, fMegCyp1.pri, whole genome shotgun sequence:
- the cttnbp2nla gene encoding CTTNBP2 N-terminal-like protein has translation MWEIKDPGAGRMREARMNVDTLSKAELLTLLSILEGELEARDLVIEALKAQRRDAFVQERYGRYNLSDPFLALQRDSEAVKGRGPAGQTGPTSPACPSPLAVLKLVMSHCKRMQEKMLAQLAAAEIRHRKVIADLEEEKRRHAQDTAEGDDVTYMLEKERERLLQQLDFERAQVKRLEKEQKRLSAQAEESRVQHKQLSSALAKERQRVAARAQEEGQRAAELSRRLEEERAATEGLRAELEAERRQALRAEARAEEQLAEFDTEREQLRAWLRREEARCQELQRELEELRKELAGLGGGAKREVSVKESVSTQTECSENSAADESTAPKLNGHHIQKEAETRCQENGYENGAMHPPVQPQQSPSPGQPASPSLGSSPCSSPLLARRLMGVAASSPSYQASYQAGVNHRFHAARHKFQGQTEQDQQGGATTPRSPRDLSPSPTAPAEPSSVKQLARNTVTQVLSRFTSQQGGAKPPATNSSPFGTDYRSLASGLASPTTTRASGPLSPGVRSPTIPRAERGHPPPIPPKKPGLAQAPPSPVPTARASHFPELSGSCGLTSTQEGAKELDLVMSSTS, from the exons gcccAGCGGAGAGATGCCTTCGTGCAGGAGCGGTACGGGAGGTACAACCTGAGCGACCCCTTCCTGGCCCTGCAGCGGGACAGCGAGGCGGTGAAGGGGCGGGGCCCGGCGGGCCAGACCGGCCCCACCTCCCCAGCCTGCCCCAGCCCCCTGGCCGTGCTTAAGCTGGTCATGTCCCACTGCAAGAGGATGCAGGAGAAGATGCTGGCCCAGCTGGCCGCTGCAGAGATCAGGCACAGAAAG gtcATTGCggacctggaggaggagaagcgcCGGCACGCCCAGGACACGGCAGAGGGTGATGACGTCACCTAcatgctggagaaggagagggagcggCTCTTGCAGCAG CTGGACTTTGAGAGGGCTCAGGTGAAGCGGCTGGAGAAGGAGCAGAAGCGTTTATCAGCCCAGGCAGAGGAGAGCCGCGTCCAGCACAAGCAGCTGTCCTCCGCCCTGGCCAAGGAGCGCCAGCGAGTCGCCGCCCGCGCGCAGGAGGAGGGCCAGCGGGCGGCGGAGCTGAGCcgcaggctggaggaggagcgggcCGCCACCGAGGGGCTGCGGGCGGAGCTGGAGGCGGAGCGGAGGCAGGCGCTGCGGGCGGAGGCGCGGGCAGAGGAGCAACTGGCTGAATTCGACACGGAGAGGGAGCAGCTACGGGCGTggctgaggagggaggaggcgcGCTGCcaggagctgcagagggagctggaggagctgaggaagGAGCTGGCCGGGCTGGGGGGAGGAGCCAAGAGGGAGGTGTCCGTCAAGGAGTCAGTCAGCACCCAGACTGAATGCAGTGAAAATTCAGCAGCTGACGAATCCACTGCGCCAAAATTAAACGGCCATCACATTCAGAAGGAGGCGGAGACACGCTGCCAGGAGAACGGGTACGAGAACGGGGCCATGCACCCCCCTGTCCAACCCCAGCAGAGCCCATCCCCTGGCCAACCTGCTTCCCCCTCCCttggctcctccccctgctcctctcctctatTGGCGAGGCGTCTGATGGGTGTGGCTGCCTCAAGCCCCTCCTACCAGGCAAGCTACCAGGCAGGGGTCAACCACCGCTTCCACGCTGCACGCCATAAGTTTCAGGGCCAGACAGAGCAGGACCAGCAGGGCGGCGCCACCACGCCTCGCTCCCCCCGGgacctgtccccctcccccaccgccCCCGCTGAGCCGAGCTCGGTGAAGCAGCTGGCCCGCAATACCGTCACCCAGGTGCTGTCCCGATTCACCAGCCAGCAGGGCGGTGCCAAGCCACCTGCTACCAACAGCTCCCCCTTCGGTACAGACTACCGCAGTCTGGCCTCCGGTCTGGcttcccccaccaccacccgaGCCTCCGGGCCCCTCTCTCCAGGAGTCAGATCCCCCACCATCCCACGTGCAGAGAGGGGCCACCCGCCCCCCATCCCTCCCAAGAAGCCAGGCCTAGCTCAGGCCCCACCATCCCCCGTCCCTACGGCCCGAGCCAGCCACTTCCCCGAGCTGTCTGGCAGCTGCGGTCTCACCAGCACCCAGGAAGGCGCTAAAGAGCTGGACCTGGTCATGTCCTCCACCAGCTAA